The sequence GCTGTATCGTATTTCGTTTCACCTTCACTGTATTGAGCAACTAAAGATAGAGCACTATCATCACTTAATGTATAATCTAAGTTCAAACCTAAGTTAAGATTTTCATAACCATCATCATCTTTATCTGAGCCTTCAGCAGCATCAAAACCATCAGTTTTTTCAAAACCGGCATTTAACGATAGCTTATAAGTTTTAGTGTTAATGTTACTCGTAGCTTGTATATTTTGATAATTATTATTACCTGCAGTTGCGCTAAGCTGAGTACCTTCGCCTTTACGTGTAATAATATTAATAACACCGGCAATGGCATCAGAACCATATTGTGCAGCTCGAGAGCCTTTTACAATTTCAATACGCTCAACTGTATTTAAAGGTAAATTAGCGATATTTTTATAACCTAAAGTTGCAGACCCAATACGAATACCATCAACTAAAATTAAGCTATGCTTAGTTTGCGCACCGCGCAGTAATATTGAACTTGTTTGTCCGAAGCCACCTTTACGATCAATTTGAATGCCCGCTTGGCTATTTAATAAAGTGACCAAGTCTCTCGCGTTGCTTGCATCAATATCAGTACGATTAATGACTGATACACTTGCTAAAGTATCTGCAATTGATTGAGATGTGCGGTTTGCAGTAACAGTAATATGCTCAAGGTTGTCACCCGCTTGAGCCACTACCATTGAAGAAGAAAATATAGAGATCGCAGATACAACAGCTAAGGCTGCTTTAGATTTATTGAACATGTTTGCTCCATTGTGCCCACCGCACAAATTTAAAGTATTTAAGGATTAAGTCTCGTGTTACTAGTAAAACAAGGCCGGTCTCCGGGCTGAATAACAGTCTATAAACTGATATATCACCGTTGCGGGGGCAGCGTTGGATTAAAGTAACGTCCTAGTTATTTTTATCACCAACTTCCCGATTATCCATTCACTTAAAGATAAATACTCCCTATCGCCCTGGGAATGTTTAAATCATTGAATAGCACCTCGAATCAAAACCTATTTATTAAAATAGGTAATAACGGCGCGTATTGTGATGATAAGTGGATAAAAAGTCAATGGACGTTTGGACGTCTAATGCTCGATTGAGTTTAAATACGTTTACTTTAATAATCAGCCAATAAAAAAGCCTCGTAATTACGAGGCTAAGTTTAAACGACTTATTTAAGCTGAATTTATTTATAAGCCTCAGCCACAGCCTCCTCGACCAGCTTTTCTAGTTGCTTATAACCAAAGCTAATTAAAGGTTTACCGTTTACAAAAAACTCTGGTGTCGCTCTAATTTGTAATGTTTGACCATCTTTTATATCTTGCTCAATTATTCTAGCTACTTTAGCGCTTTGGTAATCGGCTTCAAGTTTCGCATGATCTAACTCCAAAGTTTTTAATCCTGCTAAAGCATGTTGTGGATTAGAGACATGGTGTTCAACCCAACGATTTTGATTGCCAAATAAAAGTTCAACTGCAGGCCAAAACTGCCCTTGCATATGTGCTGCTTCAAGCATTTTAACCACATCACCCGAGCCTTCATGCAATGGTGCATAACGCATCATTACTTTCACTTTACCTGGGTATTTCTTTACTAAGTCATTAACAAAAGGGTAAAACTGACTACAGGTACCACACGCAGGATCAAAAAATTCAACAATCGTCACTTTTGCTTTTTTATAGCCTTTAATCGGTGCATTTTTTTATTCATGATGATTCCTTGAAGATTGAATATGAGATAATAAAAGTAAAATACCTAGAGTTGTAAAAGTAAGTAATGACATCATAGCCATATTTAAAAAACCCAATACGTTTAAGTGAGTTTCAGAGCAAGGAATGCCTGCAACACAAGGCTGTGCACTTTGCGGAATAAAACCTGTAATTAAAAGCACATGAAAGAGTGCAGTAAGCCAACCAAAAACGACTCAGGCACCAGCAAAACGTACGACTTTGGGATCAAAAGGAAATAATGCTAATGGTAGTATTAACACTAAAGGATACAGTGCAATACGTTGATACCAACATAATACACATACAGGAAGCTTTAGCACTTCACTGAAAAACAAACTAATTAATGTACCGTTTGTTGCTAAAAACCAAGCAAAAAAGAGTAGGTACCAGCTTTTAGATATGGGTTCAGTAGGTGTTGAATTTTTCATTACGCCTCAATTATAAATATAGGGCTTATTTGATTTGAACGAGTGAAGCGATCTTCACTCGTTAATTGGGCTTTTAGTCTCTAAAGTTTTTAAATTGGAAAGGTTGACCTAATTCAGATGTACGGATAAGTTGCATTGCTTGTTGTAAATCATCACGCTTTTTACCAGTAACACGTACTTCATCACCTTGAATGGCTGATTGCACTTTTAATTTGGCATCTTTGATTGTTTTAACAACTTTTTTAGCCATATCTTGCTCAATACCTTGCTTGATAACAACTTGTTGGCTGTAAGTTTTTCCTGTATGAACAACGTCTTCTAGTTCAAAACTTTTTACATCTAAACCACGTTTTACCGCTTTACTTGCTAATATCTCAAACATTTGCACTAATTGAAATTCAGCATCCGCTTTCATTAAAATCGTTTCTTTAGTGAGCTTAAATGAGGCTTCTACACCTCGAAAGTCGAAACGCGTTTCTAATTCACGATTAGCATTATCAACTGAGTTTAAAGCTTCTGTCATTTCAACTTCAGATACGATGTCAAAAGAAGGCATGGTTTTCTCCAAAATAATTTATTCAAATCTATAGTATATGAATTATACCCATGCGTTATAAATTGAACAAAGCTTTACTGTATTTTGTTTGATATAATCACAATCCTTATCAACTTTAATGGAATAATTTGTGACTCGTCGTTTATATCAAGCGCTGTTTTTAGCTGTACTAATAGCGTGTACCGCATTATTCGCAAAAGAAGTTAAAACCGTTGCTATATTATTTCCCCATATAGATAAAGTCGCCCACTTTGGTATTTTTGTTGTTTTAGCAGGTATTATGCACCGTGCATTTAAAGCACCTATTTGGATACACATTCTGCTATTAGCCAGCTATGGTGCAGGCATTGAAATGATGCAAAGCACCCTACCTCATCGCCAAGGTTCTTTTCCTGACTTTGTAGCCGATCTATTAGGTGCAATATTTTATTTTACTAGCTATTGGATTTGGCAAAAAAAATGCAAAAAAAACAAAGTGGAATAAGCTTAATTAAACCATCAAATATTCATATTATAGGTAAAGGTGCGATTGGTTTATTGCTAAGCTATTACCTAACAAAAAACACAAAAAACTCAGTAAAGCTTTGCCTCAGAGAAAGTCAAAAAAAGTCTATTTTCAAATATCAAAACAAAGATTTAATCCAAGATATCGCGCTGACTCATTGTAATAATCCTGATGAAAAAATTAAATTTTTAATTATTCCCACAAAATCTTATGATGTTTTAACTGCTTTTTTAGATGCAAAAGCGAGACTCACTGACAATGCTGTGATTATTTTATGCCATAACGGCATGGGCACAATAGAGCAATTAAAACCTCACTTAAGCAATAATCAAAGCCTATTCTTTTTAACAACCACTATGGGCGCTTATAAATCAGACGCAAACCATGTAATACACACTGGTTTTGGGCCAAGCACCTTAGGAGCAATCAACCAAGTTGCTATTAATAATCAAGCTCCAGTTTTTAAAGCTTTATCAAAATGTATTCCAAATTTAAGTTTATCAAATAATATTAAAAAGTTATTGTGGGATAAGTTAATGATCAATATTGCCATCAATCCATTGTCTGCCATTTATAATGTTAAAAACGGTGAGTTAAATCAGCCTAGATTTGCATTGAAAGTTTTTCAGCTTTTGCATGAAGCTTATTTAGTGGCAAAAAAAGAAGGTGTTGATATGCATTTTTCTAAAGTATTAATGTCGGCTTATACCGTGATGCAAGCCACAGCGCAAAACTATTCATCTATGAATAGAGATCATGCTTTAGGTAATAAAACTGAAATTTCTGCTATTTCTGGTTATATCGTTGAGTTAGCTAAACAACATCAAATTGATACACCAAATAATAAAAGTGTTTATTTAAAATTATCTTAAAAGGTCTTTAAAGCAAAAAAGCTTTCTAAATTAGAAAGCTTTTTTATCAATAATTTTGTTACGTCTAACTAAATTATTAGAATTTGTATTCCATGCCTAAACCTAAGTAGCTTTCATCTTCTGAAGAATCGTTATCAAAAGTAGAGTAAAAACCAAATAATTTAGTATTTTTAGCGAGTTTGTAATCAACACCTACAGATGCAACATTCTTTTTGTCGCTACCATCAAAATCAACTGTTTGGTATTGTGCTTTAAGTGTTGCTTTACCTAAACCGTATGCTGCATTTAAAACATAACCGTCAGCTTCACTACCACCTTCAGATGCTTCTTGAGTTTGGTATAAAGCACCTAATTTAAAACCTGCTACTTTACCTTGAACAGTAGCACGGACAGTATCATAACCTTTTACTTCACTGTCCATAGCAACCGATGCATAAAACTTAGACTTTTTAAGCTTGCTATCACCAAATAATAAAGCTGCTGAGTAACCGTTATCCGCATCTTTTTCATCTTCGGCAATAACTGTACCGATAAACTGAAAGCCATTCATTTTAGGTGTTTTATAAGTGATAGAATCACCCATACGGTTTTCACCTTTAAAGCGGTATTTTATATCAGCTTCAAGGTCATTAAATAAATCAATTTTACCTTGTGATTGCTTAAGTGCCGTATCGTTACGACCAATTAAAACCTCACCAAAACCGCCTTTTAAACCAACATATTGATTACGAGCTTTAAGATGATCATCGCTTGACTTGTCTTTATCAGACATATCAACTTGCCATTCCATTTTATAAACAACAGATAAGCCATCATCTATTTTTTGACCACCTTTAACACCAAAACGAGAGGCATTACTTTTAATTTCAGTGAAAGAGCCTTCACCATCATCAGATGATTGAACTGTTACATTAGCTTTACCGTAAACAGTAAGATCAGCAGCAATAACAGGTTGTGCGAATAAAGTAACTAGAGAAACAGCAAGTGCAGTCTTGGCCATTTTCATAATAAATTCCTCAAAGAATCAAATTAGTTAAGAAGTAGTTCTAAAATCTGGGCGTAGTGTGCCACGACTAGATGACAGAAATATTACAACTGACATTAATTTTAGTTCAAAAATAAAATTATTATAAAAACTACATAATTTAAATCAGTAGCTACATTATAAAGAAGTAGAATAATTTAATTTATATATTTTGAAAGGATAATAGTGACTTATAAACTACTAATAATTGAAGATACCCCCACAATTGCGAAAGTACAAAAACAGATAGGGCTAAAAATAGGCTTTGAAGTGGATGTTGCCGCAAGTTTGGCTGAAGCAATTGACTTAATTGAACAGCATAATTATTTTTGTGCTTTAACTGATTTTGTATTACCTGACGCACCTCATGGTGAAGCAATACAGTTAACCATTGGCGCTGAAATACCGACTATTGTCATGACAGGTAAACTAGACAATAGTACAAGGGATTATGTATCTCGTTACCCAATTGTTGATTATATTACTAAAGAAAGCCATCAAGCTTATAGATACTTAGAAACACAACTTACTCGTTTACCTAAAAATAAAGAGGTGCGTATATTAATTGTTGATGACTCTTTAGCAACAAGAAACCATTTAAACAACTTACTTATTCGCCATAAATATAAAGTTGCTCAAGCAGCAGATGGCGAACTGGCTCTTAAGCAGTTAGAGCAGCACTCAGACATTAAGGTCATTATTACAGATAATGAAATGCCTGTGATGGACGGTATTACGTTAACAGGGAGAATTCGGAAAAAATTTACTAACGACGAAAAAATCATTATTGGTATCTCAGGCACTAAAGATAATTATGTATCTGCGAGATTTTTAAAAAGTGGCGCTAATGACTATTTAAGAAAGCCTTTTTACCCAGAAGAATTTTATTGCCGATTAGGGCATAACATTGAAATGATGGATAATATTGCCACTATTCGAAAACAAGCTAATAGTGATTACTTAACAAATTTACCTAATCGAAGATATTTTTTTGAACAAGCTAAAATTATTTCAAATAAAAAAAAATCAAATAATAGAACCGTTATTCTAGCTATGATAGACATAGATCACTTCAAAGCAATTAATGATAATTTAGGGCACGATGTAGGCGATGAAGTGCTAAAAGGATTAGCAAAAATATTTATGACACTATTTTCAGATCAACTTGTTGCTCGATTAGGCGGAGAAGAGTTTGCAATATATTTTGATAACATTAATTTTGAATCTGTTAGAAATAGACTTGAGTCATTCAGGTCCCATATCGAAGAAATCACAATTCATGATGTCTCATTTACAATTTCTATTGGACTAACACAGCAAGCTAATTATGATATTGATGAAGTCTTGAAAATTGCAGATCAGCATTTATATACGGCCAAAGAATCTGGCCGTAATATCGTTATTAGTGACGAGGATTAACTTTTCTTTTTCTTGCTACTTAGAATTGCATCCCATGTGTATAGGGCTAATGCACTCCAAATAAAACCAAAAGTAACGAGCCTATCTACGCCCACTTTTTCACCATAAAACATCACAGCCAAACAAAACATCAAGCTAGGCCCAATATATTGAAAAAAGCCTAATGTTGAATACTGTAAACGTTTCGCTGCTGCAGTAAAACATAATAAAGGCAAAGTAGTTACGATACCTGCGCTTATTAATAATACGTTCAATTGCCAATTATTCACACTCAGATCAGCACTTGCTGAATCTACATAAAAGAACCAGTAAACCAAAGCGAACGGCACTAAAACTAATGATTCTAATAATAAACCGGGTAATGACTCTACAGCCATTTTTTTTCTTAATAAGCCATAAATCGCAAAAGATGTCGCCAAACCAAAAGCGATAATAGGAAATGAACCAAAACTAACAAGCTGAATGATCACTCCTAAAGCTGCAAGACCTACTGCTACCCCCTGAAATAACCTTAACCTTTCACCTAAAAATAAAATGCCAAGTAAAACATTAAATAAAGGGTTAATATAATAACCTAAACTGGCATCTAGCATATGCCCGCTATTAACAGCCCAGATGAATAACCCCCAGTTAAACCCCAATAAAGTTGAGGTGAGCAATAGCATTAACAAAAGCTTAGGCTGTTTAAAAATGCTCTGCACTTTATGCCAGTTTTTCTTAATCGCAATAATAAGCGCTATAAATACAAATGACCAAACAACACGATGCGCTAAAATTTCTAATGCTCCGATTGAGTCAATTAATTTAAAATATATGGGTGCTAATCCCCACATAATAAAAGCCGCTAACGCGTAATATATACCCTGCTTTTGTTGCGTACTTGTCATTAAATTATCACATCTAAGAAATAGGAGGCGCATAATATCCGATCACCTAGCATCTTGGATAGCTTTTCACTGGTTTTTTGAGCGATAAGATAAAAGAATAAAAGTAAACATAACAGCTTTGCATTAGCATTTTGTAATAAATTAAATACAAGATATTTTTTTATTCAATATAAACAATTTATTAGCTGTAAAACTATTACATAGAATGAAGTAAATTTACTTACAACAAGTAAAAGCTATTTATACCAATTCTATTAAGTTAGTGTTCTAATATAAATTAGGATAAATTTTCAAGAGCGCAGGTTTATAGCTCCAGACTGAACCTAAGTACCTGCTTCCATGCAGGCAACGTAGCTATTGTATATTTAGACCATTTAGATTGGTCACATATTTATTGGAATTGGTATTAATCATTAAATAAGCAAACAGATTTAAAGACAATCAAACTAAAAAACTCTAAAATGCCTTTTATATTTTTAGATAACAATCTGCCAGATCAATCAATGAGTGAAGCCCAAGAAGTTGCAGCACATGTAAACCAAAATAAATCAGCTAAGGATGTTCTAAAAGAAGTATTTGGTTATGATGATTTTAGAACTGGTCAAGATGTTGTTATAGATGCCGCAATGCAAGGCCAAGATACCTTAGTTTTAATGCCAACGGGTGGCGGCAAGTCTCTTTGTTATCAAATCCCCGCATTATTAATGCCTGGACTTACAATTGTTATTTCGCCTTTAATTTCTTTAATGCAAGATCAGGTTGCACAACTTAAAGCAGCTGGCGTATCTGCCGCTTATATAAACCAAAGCCAATCATACCAAGAACAACAAGAGATATTTCAACAACTCTATCGCGCTGAATTAAAATTACTTTATGTTGCACCAGAAAGAATATTACAAAATGCATTTTTAGAACGTATTAGACATTTAAATATTAGTTTATTTGCTATTGATGAAGCCCATTGTGTATCTCATTGGGGCCATGACTTTAGACCTCACTATTGCCGTTTACAGCAACTAAAACAGTATTTCCCAAATATCCCTATGATGGCGCTCACTGCAACTG is a genomic window of Pseudoalteromonas sp. '520P1 No. 423' containing:
- a CDS encoding ketopantoate reductase family protein, with amino-acid sequence MQKKQSGISLIKPSNIHIIGKGAIGLLLSYYLTKNTKNSVKLCLRESQKKSIFKYQNKDLIQDIALTHCNNPDEKIKFLIIPTKSYDVLTAFLDAKARLTDNAVIILCHNGMGTIEQLKPHLSNNQSLFFLTTTMGAYKSDANHVIHTGFGPSTLGAINQVAINNQAPVFKALSKCIPNLSLSNNIKKLLWDKLMINIAINPLSAIYNVKNGELNQPRFALKVFQLLHEAYLVAKKEGVDMHFSKVLMSAYTVMQATAQNYSSMNRDHALGNKTEISAISGYIVELAKQHQIDTPNNKSVYLKLS
- a CDS encoding VanZ family protein, whose protein sequence is MTRRLYQALFLAVLIACTALFAKEVKTVAILFPHIDKVAHFGIFVVLAGIMHRAFKAPIWIHILLLASYGAGIEMMQSTLPHRQGSFPDFVADLLGAIFYFTSYWIWQKKCKKNKVE
- the rarD gene encoding EamA family transporter RarD, giving the protein MTSTQQKQGIYYALAAFIMWGLAPIYFKLIDSIGALEILAHRVVWSFVFIALIIAIKKNWHKVQSIFKQPKLLLMLLLTSTLLGFNWGLFIWAVNSGHMLDASLGYYINPLFNVLLGILFLGERLRLFQGVAVGLAALGVIIQLVSFGSFPIIAFGLATSFAIYGLLRKKMAVESLPGLLLESLVLVPFALVYWFFYVDSASADLSVNNWQLNVLLISAGIVTTLPLLCFTAAAKRLQYSTLGFFQYIGPSLMFCLAVMFYGEKVGVDRLVTFGFIWSALALYTWDAILSSKKKKS
- a CDS encoding YajQ family cyclic di-GMP-binding protein, which translates into the protein MPSFDIVSEVEMTEALNSVDNANRELETRFDFRGVEASFKLTKETILMKADAEFQLVQMFEILASKAVKRGLDVKSFELEDVVHTGKTYSQQVVIKQGIEQDMAKKVVKTIKDAKLKVQSAIQGDEVRVTGKKRDDLQQAMQLIRTSELGQPFQFKNFRD
- a CDS encoding disulfide bond formation protein B, which codes for MKNSTPTEPISKSWYLLFFAWFLATNGTLISLFFSEVLKLPVCVLCWYQRIALYPLVLILPLALFPFDPKVVRFAGA
- a CDS encoding diguanylate cyclase; this encodes MTYKLLIIEDTPTIAKVQKQIGLKIGFEVDVAASLAEAIDLIEQHNYFCALTDFVLPDAPHGEAIQLTIGAEIPTIVMTGKLDNSTRDYVSRYPIVDYITKESHQAYRYLETQLTRLPKNKEVRILIVDDSLATRNHLNNLLIRHKYKVAQAADGELALKQLEQHSDIKVIITDNEMPVMDGITLTGRIRKKFTNDEKIIIGISGTKDNYVSARFLKSGANDYLRKPFYPEEFYCRLGHNIEMMDNIATIRKQANSDYLTNLPNRRYFFEQAKIISNKKKSNNRTVILAMIDIDHFKAINDNLGHDVGDEVLKGLAKIFMTLFSDQLVARLGGEEFAIYFDNINFESVRNRLESFRSHIEEITIHDVSFTISIGLTQQANYDIDEVLKIADQHLYTAKESGRNIVISDED
- a CDS encoding thioredoxin domain-containing protein, whose amino-acid sequence is MKGYKKAKVTIVEFFDPACGTCSQFYPFVNDLVKKYPGKVKVMMRYAPLHEGSGDVVKMLEAAHMQGQFWPAVELLFGNQNRWVEHHVSNPQHALAGLKTLELDHAKLEADYQSAKVARIIEQDIKDGQTLQIRATPEFFVNGKPLISFGYKQLEKLVEEAVAEAYK
- a CDS encoding porin; this translates as MKMAKTALAVSLVTLFAQPVIAADLTVYGKANVTVQSSDDGEGSFTEIKSNASRFGVKGGQKIDDGLSVVYKMEWQVDMSDKDKSSDDHLKARNQYVGLKGGFGEVLIGRNDTALKQSQGKIDLFNDLEADIKYRFKGENRMGDSITYKTPKMNGFQFIGTVIAEDEKDADNGYSAALLFGDSKLKKSKFYASVAMDSEVKGYDTVRATVQGKVAGFKLGALYQTQEASEGGSEADGYVLNAAYGLGKATLKAQYQTVDFDGSDKKNVASVGVDYKLAKNTKLFGFYSTFDNDSSEDESYLGLGMEYKF